From a region of the Zonotrichia albicollis isolate bZonAlb1 chromosome 5, bZonAlb1.hap1, whole genome shotgun sequence genome:
- the PCDH10 gene encoding protocadherin-10 isoform X2, with product MVVLFLFASLWMLEGAFCQLHYTVQEEQEHGTFVGNIAEDLGLDITKLSARRFQTAPNSRSPYLELNLETGVLYVNEKIDREQICKQSPSCLLHLEVFLENPLELFRVEIEVLDINDNPPSFPEPDLTVEISESATPGTRFPLESAFDPDVGTNSLRTYEITPNSYFSLDVQTQGDGNRFAELVLDQPLDREQQAVHRYVLTAVDGGQPQQRTGTALLTVRVLDSNDNVPAFEQPVYTVSLPENSPPGTLVLQLNATDPDEGQNGEIIYSFSSHISARARELFGIAPRTGRLEVSGELDYEESSVYQVYVQAKDLGPNAVPAHCKVLVRVLDANDNAPEISFSTVKEAVSEAAAPGTVVALFSVSDRDSEENGQVQCELLQGDAPFRLKSSFKNYYTIVTEGPLDREQPGGDAYTLTVVARDRGEPPLSTSKSIQVRVSDVNDNAPRFSQPVYQVYVSENNVPGAYIYAVSATDRDQGANARLAYSILESQIQGMSVFTYVSINSENGFLYALRSFDYEQLKEFSFQVEARDAGEEPQPLAGNATVHIIVVDQNDNAPAIVSPVPGRNGTPAREALPRGAEPGYLVSRVAAVDADDGENARLTYSIARGNEAGLFRMDWRSGELRTARRVPAKRDPQRPYELVIEVRDHGQPPLSSTAAVQVVLVDGAGERSGGGGGAAAGTGAGGGSGGSGEHRPSRSGGDNSLDLTLILIIALGSVSFIFLLAMIVLAVRCQKEKKLNIYTCLASDCCLGCCCCCPCCSRQARARKKKLSKSDIMLVQSSNVPSNPAQVPVEESGSFGSHHHNQNYCYQVCLTPESAKTDLMFLKPCSPSRSTDAEHNPCGAIVTGYADQQPDIISNGSILSSETKHQRAELSYLVDRPRRVNSSAFQEADIVSSKDSGHGDSEQGDSDHDATNRGQSSGMDLFSNCTEECKALGHSDRCWMPSFVPSDGRQAADYRSNLHVPGMDSVPDTEVFETPEAQPGAERSFSTFGKEKALHNSLERKEFDGLLSNTRAPYKPPYLKHGWQQSNPHPPSPSPSPSRVSHPLPGCTTTKALAISGSQSGL from the exons ATGGTTGTGCTATTCCTCTTTGCCTCGCTCTGGATGCTGGAGGGGGCTTTTTGCCAGCTCCATTACACGgtgcaggaagagcaggagcatGGCACGTTCGTGGGGAATATCGCCGAGGACCTGGGCTTGGACATTACAAAACTTTCGGCTCGGCGCTTCCAGACGGCGCCCAACTCCCGCAGCCCTTACCTGGAGCTTAACCTAGAGACCGGCGTGCTCTACGTGAACGAGAAAATTGACCGCGAGCAGATCTGCAAGCAGAGcccctcctgcctgctgcaccTGGAGGTCTTCCTGGAGAACCCCCTGGAGCTGTTCCGCGTGGAGATCGAGGTGCTGGACATCAACGACAACCCGCCCTCCTTCCCGGAGCCCGACCTGACCGTGGAGATCTCGGAGAGCGCCACGCCGGGCACCCGCTTCCCGCTGGAGAGCGCCTTCGACCCCGACGTGGGCACCAACTCGCTGCGCACCTACGAGATCACCCCCAACAGCTACTTCTCCCTCGACGTGCAGACCCAGGGCGACGGGAACCGCTTCGCCGAGCTGGTGCTGGACCAGCCGCTGGACCGGGAGCAGCAGGCGGTGCACCGCTACGTGCTGACGGCGGTGGACGgcgggcagccccagcagcgcaCCGGCACCGCCCTGCTCACCGTCAGGGTGCTGGACTCCAACGACAACGTGCCCGCCTTCGAGCAGCCCGTGTACACCGTGTCGCTGCCCGAGAACTCGCCGCCGGGCACgctggtgctgcagctgaaCGCCACGGACCCCGACGAGGGGCAGAACGGCGAGATCATCTACTCCTTCAGCAGCCACATCTCGGCCCGCGCCCGGGAGCTCTTCGGCATCGCGCCGCGCACCGGGCGCCTGGAGGTGAGCGGCGAGCTGGACTACGAGGAGAGCAGCGTGTACCAGGTGTACGTGCAAGCCAAGGACCTGGGGCCCAACGCCGTGCCCGCGCACTGCAAGGTGCTGGTGCGGGTGCTGGACGCCAACGACAACGCGCCCGAGATCAGCTTCTCCACCGTCAAGGAGGCGGTgagcgaggcggcggcgccgggcacCGTGGTGGCCCTGTTCAGCGTGTCGGACCGCGACTCGGAGGAGAACGGGCAGGTGCAGTGCGAGCTGCTGCAGGGCGACGCGCCCTTCCGCCTCAAGAGCTCCTTCAAGAACTACTACACCATCGTCACCGAGGGGCCGCTGGACCGCGAGCAGCCGGGCGGCGACGCCTACACGCTGACCGTGGTGGCCCGGGACCGCGGCGAGCCGCcgctcagcaccagcaagtccaTCCAGGTGCGGGTGAGCGACGTGAACGACAACGCGCCGCGCTTCAGCCAGCCCGTGTACCAGGTGTACGTGAGCGAGAACAACGTGCCCGGCGCCTACATCTACGCCGTGAGCGCCACCGACCGCGACCAGGGCGCCAACGCCCGCCTCGCCTACTCCATCCTGGAGAGCCAGATCCAGGGCATGTCCGTCTTCACCTACGTCTCCATCAACTCCGAGAACGGCTTCCTCTACGCCCTGCGCTCCTTCGACTACGAGCAGCTCAAAGAGTTCAGCTTCCAGGTGGAGGCCCGCGACGCGGGCGAGGAGCCGCAGCCGCTGGCCGGCAACGCCACCGTGCACATCATCGTGGTGGACCAGAACGACAACGCGCCCGCCATCGTcagccccgtgcccggccgcaATGGGACCCCGGCGCGGGAGGCGCTGCCCCGCGGCGCCGAGCCGGGATACCTGGTCAGCCGGGTGGCGGCCGTGGACGCCGACGACGGCGAGAACGCCCGCCTGACCTACAGCATCGCGCGGGGCAACGAGGCTGGGCTCTTCCGCATGGACTGgcgctccggggagctgcgcaCGGCGCGCAGGGTGCCGGCCAAGCGCGACCCGCAGCGCCCCTACGAGCTGGTGATCGAGGTGCGCGACCACGGGCAGCCGCCGCTCTCCTCCACGGCCGCCGTGCAGGTGGTGCTGGTGGACGGCGCGGGGGAGCGCtccgggggcggcggcggcgcggccgcgGGCACCGGCGCGGGGGGAGGCTCCGGGGGCTCCGGCGAGCATCGCCCCAGCCGCTCCGGCGGGGATAACTCGCTGGACCTCACGCTCATCCTCATCATCGCCCTGGGCTCCGTCTCCTTCATCTTCCTGCTTGCCATGATCGTGCTGGCGGTGCGCtgccagaaggagaagaagCTCAATATCTACACCTGCCTGGCCAGCGactgctgcctgggctgctgctgctgctgcccctgctgcagccggcaGGCGCGGGCCCGCAAGAAGAAGCTCAGCAAGTCGGACATCATGCTGGTGCAGAGCTCCAACGTGCCCAGCAACCCCGCGCAGGTGCCGGTGGAGGAGTCGGGCAGCTTCGGCTCGCACCACCACAACCAGAACTACTGCTACCAAGTCTGCCTCACCCCCGAGTCCGCCAAGACCGACCTGATGTTCCTCaaaccctgcagcccctctcgCAGCACCGACGCCGAGCACAACCCCTGCGGGGCCATCGTCACCGGCTACGCCGACCAGCAGCCCGACATCATCTCCAACGGGAGCATTTTGTCCAGCGAG ACCAAGCATCAGCGTGCTGAGCTCAGTTATCTAGTTGACAGACCCCGACGAGTAAACAG CTCTGCATTCCAGGAAGCAGACATAGTGAGCTCTAAGGACAGTGGTCATGGAGACAGTGAGCAAGGAGACAGTGATCATGATGCCACTAATCGAGGTCAATCCTCTG GCATGGATCTCTTCTCCAACTGCACAGAGGAATGTAAAGCACTGGGCCACTCGGATCGGTGCTGGATGCCTTCCTTTGTTCCATCCGATGGACGCCAAGCTGCGGATTACCGCAGCAATCTGCACGTACCTGGCATGGACTCCGTTCCAGACACTGAAGTGTTTGAAACACCAGAAGCCCAGCCCGGGGCAGAAAGGTCCTTCTCCACCTTTGGCAAAGAGAAGGCCCTTCACAACAGTCTGGAGAGGAAGGAGTTCGATGGACTGCTGTCTAATACACGAGCGCCTTACAAACCACCATATTTGA
- the PCDH10 gene encoding protocadherin-10 isoform X4 has product MVVLFLFASLWMLEGAFCQLHYTVQEEQEHGTFVGNIAEDLGLDITKLSARRFQTAPNSRSPYLELNLETGVLYVNEKIDREQICKQSPSCLLHLEVFLENPLELFRVEIEVLDINDNPPSFPEPDLTVEISESATPGTRFPLESAFDPDVGTNSLRTYEITPNSYFSLDVQTQGDGNRFAELVLDQPLDREQQAVHRYVLTAVDGGQPQQRTGTALLTVRVLDSNDNVPAFEQPVYTVSLPENSPPGTLVLQLNATDPDEGQNGEIIYSFSSHISARARELFGIAPRTGRLEVSGELDYEESSVYQVYVQAKDLGPNAVPAHCKVLVRVLDANDNAPEISFSTVKEAVSEAAAPGTVVALFSVSDRDSEENGQVQCELLQGDAPFRLKSSFKNYYTIVTEGPLDREQPGGDAYTLTVVARDRGEPPLSTSKSIQVRVSDVNDNAPRFSQPVYQVYVSENNVPGAYIYAVSATDRDQGANARLAYSILESQIQGMSVFTYVSINSENGFLYALRSFDYEQLKEFSFQVEARDAGEEPQPLAGNATVHIIVVDQNDNAPAIVSPVPGRNGTPAREALPRGAEPGYLVSRVAAVDADDGENARLTYSIARGNEAGLFRMDWRSGELRTARRVPAKRDPQRPYELVIEVRDHGQPPLSSTAAVQVVLVDGAGERSGGGGGAAAGTGAGGGSGGSGEHRPSRSGGDNSLDLTLILIIALGSVSFIFLLAMIVLAVRCQKEKKLNIYTCLASDCCLGCCCCCPCCSRQARARKKKLSKSDIMLVQSSNVPSNPAQVPVEESGSFGSHHHNQNYCYQVCLTPESAKTDLMFLKPCSPSRSTDAEHNPCGAIVTGYADQQPDIISNGSILSSETKHQRAELSYLVDRPRRVNSSAFQEADIVSSKDSGHGDSEQGDSDHDATNRGQSSVSFPFMLAGMDLFSNCTEECKALGHSDRCWMPSFVPSDGRQAADYRSNLHVPGMDSVPDTEVFETPEAQPGAERSFSTFGKEKALHNSLERKEFDGLLSNTRAPYKPPYLTRKRIC; this is encoded by the exons ATGGTTGTGCTATTCCTCTTTGCCTCGCTCTGGATGCTGGAGGGGGCTTTTTGCCAGCTCCATTACACGgtgcaggaagagcaggagcatGGCACGTTCGTGGGGAATATCGCCGAGGACCTGGGCTTGGACATTACAAAACTTTCGGCTCGGCGCTTCCAGACGGCGCCCAACTCCCGCAGCCCTTACCTGGAGCTTAACCTAGAGACCGGCGTGCTCTACGTGAACGAGAAAATTGACCGCGAGCAGATCTGCAAGCAGAGcccctcctgcctgctgcaccTGGAGGTCTTCCTGGAGAACCCCCTGGAGCTGTTCCGCGTGGAGATCGAGGTGCTGGACATCAACGACAACCCGCCCTCCTTCCCGGAGCCCGACCTGACCGTGGAGATCTCGGAGAGCGCCACGCCGGGCACCCGCTTCCCGCTGGAGAGCGCCTTCGACCCCGACGTGGGCACCAACTCGCTGCGCACCTACGAGATCACCCCCAACAGCTACTTCTCCCTCGACGTGCAGACCCAGGGCGACGGGAACCGCTTCGCCGAGCTGGTGCTGGACCAGCCGCTGGACCGGGAGCAGCAGGCGGTGCACCGCTACGTGCTGACGGCGGTGGACGgcgggcagccccagcagcgcaCCGGCACCGCCCTGCTCACCGTCAGGGTGCTGGACTCCAACGACAACGTGCCCGCCTTCGAGCAGCCCGTGTACACCGTGTCGCTGCCCGAGAACTCGCCGCCGGGCACgctggtgctgcagctgaaCGCCACGGACCCCGACGAGGGGCAGAACGGCGAGATCATCTACTCCTTCAGCAGCCACATCTCGGCCCGCGCCCGGGAGCTCTTCGGCATCGCGCCGCGCACCGGGCGCCTGGAGGTGAGCGGCGAGCTGGACTACGAGGAGAGCAGCGTGTACCAGGTGTACGTGCAAGCCAAGGACCTGGGGCCCAACGCCGTGCCCGCGCACTGCAAGGTGCTGGTGCGGGTGCTGGACGCCAACGACAACGCGCCCGAGATCAGCTTCTCCACCGTCAAGGAGGCGGTgagcgaggcggcggcgccgggcacCGTGGTGGCCCTGTTCAGCGTGTCGGACCGCGACTCGGAGGAGAACGGGCAGGTGCAGTGCGAGCTGCTGCAGGGCGACGCGCCCTTCCGCCTCAAGAGCTCCTTCAAGAACTACTACACCATCGTCACCGAGGGGCCGCTGGACCGCGAGCAGCCGGGCGGCGACGCCTACACGCTGACCGTGGTGGCCCGGGACCGCGGCGAGCCGCcgctcagcaccagcaagtccaTCCAGGTGCGGGTGAGCGACGTGAACGACAACGCGCCGCGCTTCAGCCAGCCCGTGTACCAGGTGTACGTGAGCGAGAACAACGTGCCCGGCGCCTACATCTACGCCGTGAGCGCCACCGACCGCGACCAGGGCGCCAACGCCCGCCTCGCCTACTCCATCCTGGAGAGCCAGATCCAGGGCATGTCCGTCTTCACCTACGTCTCCATCAACTCCGAGAACGGCTTCCTCTACGCCCTGCGCTCCTTCGACTACGAGCAGCTCAAAGAGTTCAGCTTCCAGGTGGAGGCCCGCGACGCGGGCGAGGAGCCGCAGCCGCTGGCCGGCAACGCCACCGTGCACATCATCGTGGTGGACCAGAACGACAACGCGCCCGCCATCGTcagccccgtgcccggccgcaATGGGACCCCGGCGCGGGAGGCGCTGCCCCGCGGCGCCGAGCCGGGATACCTGGTCAGCCGGGTGGCGGCCGTGGACGCCGACGACGGCGAGAACGCCCGCCTGACCTACAGCATCGCGCGGGGCAACGAGGCTGGGCTCTTCCGCATGGACTGgcgctccggggagctgcgcaCGGCGCGCAGGGTGCCGGCCAAGCGCGACCCGCAGCGCCCCTACGAGCTGGTGATCGAGGTGCGCGACCACGGGCAGCCGCCGCTCTCCTCCACGGCCGCCGTGCAGGTGGTGCTGGTGGACGGCGCGGGGGAGCGCtccgggggcggcggcggcgcggccgcgGGCACCGGCGCGGGGGGAGGCTCCGGGGGCTCCGGCGAGCATCGCCCCAGCCGCTCCGGCGGGGATAACTCGCTGGACCTCACGCTCATCCTCATCATCGCCCTGGGCTCCGTCTCCTTCATCTTCCTGCTTGCCATGATCGTGCTGGCGGTGCGCtgccagaaggagaagaagCTCAATATCTACACCTGCCTGGCCAGCGactgctgcctgggctgctgctgctgctgcccctgctgcagccggcaGGCGCGGGCCCGCAAGAAGAAGCTCAGCAAGTCGGACATCATGCTGGTGCAGAGCTCCAACGTGCCCAGCAACCCCGCGCAGGTGCCGGTGGAGGAGTCGGGCAGCTTCGGCTCGCACCACCACAACCAGAACTACTGCTACCAAGTCTGCCTCACCCCCGAGTCCGCCAAGACCGACCTGATGTTCCTCaaaccctgcagcccctctcgCAGCACCGACGCCGAGCACAACCCCTGCGGGGCCATCGTCACCGGCTACGCCGACCAGCAGCCCGACATCATCTCCAACGGGAGCATTTTGTCCAGCGAG ACCAAGCATCAGCGTGCTGAGCTCAGTTATCTAGTTGACAGACCCCGACGAGTAAACAG CTCTGCATTCCAGGAAGCAGACATAGTGAGCTCTAAGGACAGTGGTCATGGAGACAGTGAGCAAGGAGACAGTGATCATGATGCCACTAATCGAGGTCAATCCTCTG TCTCTTTTCCTTTCATGCTTGCAGGCATGGATCTCTTCTCCAACTGCACAGAGGAATGTAAAGCACTGGGCCACTCGGATCGGTGCTGGATGCCTTCCTTTGTTCCATCCGATGGACGCCAAGCTGCGGATTACCGCAGCAATCTGCACGTACCTGGCATGGACTCCGTTCCAGACACTGAAGTGTTTGAAACACCAGAAGCCCAGCCCGGGGCAGAAAGGTCCTTCTCCACCTTTGGCAAAGAGAAGGCCCTTCACAACAGTCTGGAGAGGAAGGAGTTCGATGGACTGCTGTCTAATACACGAGCGCCTTACAAACCACCATATTTGA
- the PCDH10 gene encoding protocadherin-10 isoform X3: MVVLFLFASLWMLEGAFCQLHYTVQEEQEHGTFVGNIAEDLGLDITKLSARRFQTAPNSRSPYLELNLETGVLYVNEKIDREQICKQSPSCLLHLEVFLENPLELFRVEIEVLDINDNPPSFPEPDLTVEISESATPGTRFPLESAFDPDVGTNSLRTYEITPNSYFSLDVQTQGDGNRFAELVLDQPLDREQQAVHRYVLTAVDGGQPQQRTGTALLTVRVLDSNDNVPAFEQPVYTVSLPENSPPGTLVLQLNATDPDEGQNGEIIYSFSSHISARARELFGIAPRTGRLEVSGELDYEESSVYQVYVQAKDLGPNAVPAHCKVLVRVLDANDNAPEISFSTVKEAVSEAAAPGTVVALFSVSDRDSEENGQVQCELLQGDAPFRLKSSFKNYYTIVTEGPLDREQPGGDAYTLTVVARDRGEPPLSTSKSIQVRVSDVNDNAPRFSQPVYQVYVSENNVPGAYIYAVSATDRDQGANARLAYSILESQIQGMSVFTYVSINSENGFLYALRSFDYEQLKEFSFQVEARDAGEEPQPLAGNATVHIIVVDQNDNAPAIVSPVPGRNGTPAREALPRGAEPGYLVSRVAAVDADDGENARLTYSIARGNEAGLFRMDWRSGELRTARRVPAKRDPQRPYELVIEVRDHGQPPLSSTAAVQVVLVDGAGERSGGGGGAAAGTGAGGGSGGSGEHRPSRSGGDNSLDLTLILIIALGSVSFIFLLAMIVLAVRCQKEKKLNIYTCLASDCCLGCCCCCPCCSRQARARKKKLSKSDIMLVQSSNVPSNPAQVPVEESGSFGSHHHNQNYCYQVCLTPESAKTDLMFLKPCSPSRSTDAEHNPCGAIVTGYADQQPDIISNGSILSSETKHQRAELSYLVDRPRRVNSSAFQEADIVSSKDSGHGDSEQGDSDHDATNRGQSSVSFPFMLAGMDLFSNCTEECKALGHSDRCWMPSFVPSDGRQAADYRSNLHVPGMDSVPDTEVFETPEAQPGAERSFSTFGKEKALHNSLERKEFDGLLSNTRAPYKPPYLTLAISGSQSGL, translated from the exons ATGGTTGTGCTATTCCTCTTTGCCTCGCTCTGGATGCTGGAGGGGGCTTTTTGCCAGCTCCATTACACGgtgcaggaagagcaggagcatGGCACGTTCGTGGGGAATATCGCCGAGGACCTGGGCTTGGACATTACAAAACTTTCGGCTCGGCGCTTCCAGACGGCGCCCAACTCCCGCAGCCCTTACCTGGAGCTTAACCTAGAGACCGGCGTGCTCTACGTGAACGAGAAAATTGACCGCGAGCAGATCTGCAAGCAGAGcccctcctgcctgctgcaccTGGAGGTCTTCCTGGAGAACCCCCTGGAGCTGTTCCGCGTGGAGATCGAGGTGCTGGACATCAACGACAACCCGCCCTCCTTCCCGGAGCCCGACCTGACCGTGGAGATCTCGGAGAGCGCCACGCCGGGCACCCGCTTCCCGCTGGAGAGCGCCTTCGACCCCGACGTGGGCACCAACTCGCTGCGCACCTACGAGATCACCCCCAACAGCTACTTCTCCCTCGACGTGCAGACCCAGGGCGACGGGAACCGCTTCGCCGAGCTGGTGCTGGACCAGCCGCTGGACCGGGAGCAGCAGGCGGTGCACCGCTACGTGCTGACGGCGGTGGACGgcgggcagccccagcagcgcaCCGGCACCGCCCTGCTCACCGTCAGGGTGCTGGACTCCAACGACAACGTGCCCGCCTTCGAGCAGCCCGTGTACACCGTGTCGCTGCCCGAGAACTCGCCGCCGGGCACgctggtgctgcagctgaaCGCCACGGACCCCGACGAGGGGCAGAACGGCGAGATCATCTACTCCTTCAGCAGCCACATCTCGGCCCGCGCCCGGGAGCTCTTCGGCATCGCGCCGCGCACCGGGCGCCTGGAGGTGAGCGGCGAGCTGGACTACGAGGAGAGCAGCGTGTACCAGGTGTACGTGCAAGCCAAGGACCTGGGGCCCAACGCCGTGCCCGCGCACTGCAAGGTGCTGGTGCGGGTGCTGGACGCCAACGACAACGCGCCCGAGATCAGCTTCTCCACCGTCAAGGAGGCGGTgagcgaggcggcggcgccgggcacCGTGGTGGCCCTGTTCAGCGTGTCGGACCGCGACTCGGAGGAGAACGGGCAGGTGCAGTGCGAGCTGCTGCAGGGCGACGCGCCCTTCCGCCTCAAGAGCTCCTTCAAGAACTACTACACCATCGTCACCGAGGGGCCGCTGGACCGCGAGCAGCCGGGCGGCGACGCCTACACGCTGACCGTGGTGGCCCGGGACCGCGGCGAGCCGCcgctcagcaccagcaagtccaTCCAGGTGCGGGTGAGCGACGTGAACGACAACGCGCCGCGCTTCAGCCAGCCCGTGTACCAGGTGTACGTGAGCGAGAACAACGTGCCCGGCGCCTACATCTACGCCGTGAGCGCCACCGACCGCGACCAGGGCGCCAACGCCCGCCTCGCCTACTCCATCCTGGAGAGCCAGATCCAGGGCATGTCCGTCTTCACCTACGTCTCCATCAACTCCGAGAACGGCTTCCTCTACGCCCTGCGCTCCTTCGACTACGAGCAGCTCAAAGAGTTCAGCTTCCAGGTGGAGGCCCGCGACGCGGGCGAGGAGCCGCAGCCGCTGGCCGGCAACGCCACCGTGCACATCATCGTGGTGGACCAGAACGACAACGCGCCCGCCATCGTcagccccgtgcccggccgcaATGGGACCCCGGCGCGGGAGGCGCTGCCCCGCGGCGCCGAGCCGGGATACCTGGTCAGCCGGGTGGCGGCCGTGGACGCCGACGACGGCGAGAACGCCCGCCTGACCTACAGCATCGCGCGGGGCAACGAGGCTGGGCTCTTCCGCATGGACTGgcgctccggggagctgcgcaCGGCGCGCAGGGTGCCGGCCAAGCGCGACCCGCAGCGCCCCTACGAGCTGGTGATCGAGGTGCGCGACCACGGGCAGCCGCCGCTCTCCTCCACGGCCGCCGTGCAGGTGGTGCTGGTGGACGGCGCGGGGGAGCGCtccgggggcggcggcggcgcggccgcgGGCACCGGCGCGGGGGGAGGCTCCGGGGGCTCCGGCGAGCATCGCCCCAGCCGCTCCGGCGGGGATAACTCGCTGGACCTCACGCTCATCCTCATCATCGCCCTGGGCTCCGTCTCCTTCATCTTCCTGCTTGCCATGATCGTGCTGGCGGTGCGCtgccagaaggagaagaagCTCAATATCTACACCTGCCTGGCCAGCGactgctgcctgggctgctgctgctgctgcccctgctgcagccggcaGGCGCGGGCCCGCAAGAAGAAGCTCAGCAAGTCGGACATCATGCTGGTGCAGAGCTCCAACGTGCCCAGCAACCCCGCGCAGGTGCCGGTGGAGGAGTCGGGCAGCTTCGGCTCGCACCACCACAACCAGAACTACTGCTACCAAGTCTGCCTCACCCCCGAGTCCGCCAAGACCGACCTGATGTTCCTCaaaccctgcagcccctctcgCAGCACCGACGCCGAGCACAACCCCTGCGGGGCCATCGTCACCGGCTACGCCGACCAGCAGCCCGACATCATCTCCAACGGGAGCATTTTGTCCAGCGAG ACCAAGCATCAGCGTGCTGAGCTCAGTTATCTAGTTGACAGACCCCGACGAGTAAACAG CTCTGCATTCCAGGAAGCAGACATAGTGAGCTCTAAGGACAGTGGTCATGGAGACAGTGAGCAAGGAGACAGTGATCATGATGCCACTAATCGAGGTCAATCCTCTG TCTCTTTTCCTTTCATGCTTGCAGGCATGGATCTCTTCTCCAACTGCACAGAGGAATGTAAAGCACTGGGCCACTCGGATCGGTGCTGGATGCCTTCCTTTGTTCCATCCGATGGACGCCAAGCTGCGGATTACCGCAGCAATCTGCACGTACCTGGCATGGACTCCGTTCCAGACACTGAAGTGTTTGAAACACCAGAAGCCCAGCCCGGGGCAGAAAGGTCCTTCTCCACCTTTGGCAAAGAGAAGGCCCTTCACAACAGTCTGGAGAGGAAGGAGTTCGATGGACTGCTGTCTAATACACGAGCGCCTTACAAACCACCATATTTGA